The region TATGCCAGCGATACGGCGCGCTTCATGGTGCACAAGTCGCATGCCACGGCCTCGCCCGGTGCGCGGCCCGACGCGCTCAGCATCATCGTCGAAGGCTTGCGCGCCGACGACCAGCGCACCGAGCGCATCCTGCGCGGCCATGTGGCGCTGAGCGAGGACCAGTGGCTGGTGCATGCCTATTCCGACCTGCACCTGACGGCGGAACAGGCGCGCGAAGTGGGCATGGTCGAGGCGATTCGCGATTTCGAAATTCCCAAGGGCAAGCGCCTGACGAATATCTGACGCTGTGAAAAGGGCCTGGTCCGGCACGCCGGATCAGGCCCTGTTGCATGCGATCCCCGCCGCCAAAGCGGCTCAGGGAAAGTAATTATTTGCCGCTTTTGCTGCCGCTGCCCGACTGTTTGCTGTCGCTGCTGCCCGACTGCTTGTTGCCGTCGTTTTTATGGCTTTGGCGGCCTGCTTCCACGTGCTGCTCGTGGGTGCCGCCCTGTTTGCTGCCCTGGCTGGGGCTGCCCGACTGCTTGTTTCCGCTAGCGGGGGCGCTAGCGGATTGCTTGTTGCCTTGATCGCCTTTTTGATTCGAGTTCATCATATTTCCTTTGAGAAATTAAAGAGTCACGAAAAAAGTCATCCACCGGAGCGCATCGGCAAAGGGGCGCCAGTGGTTGTTGGCCATGCTGTCCTGGCTCCCCTTGGCTGATGTGTCCCGGTAAGGCATGATGCGCGGCAAGCATGAGCGCGACCATCGGAACACCACTTGACGCCGTGTAGGATTTGGCCTGCTTTCTTGATAGAAATATACCGGGCAAATGTAATCGGATGTAATAGTCGCGGGTCGTACCTTGAAAAGCCCGGCGTGACCCTTGCCAGTCTGGCATAGTGCAGCCTGATCATAATGATGCGCAGTGATGATGACTTGGTGGAATGCAATTTCTTTTACGGCCGACATGTCGGTGCTGGGGCCGGCTGGCGTGGCGATCGCCGTCTGGCTGCTGGTATCGAAACAGTGGCGCCTGGTGCTCGGCTGGAGCTTGTGGTACGGCGGCGGCATGTTGCTGGTGGTGCTGTCCAAGCTGGCCTTTATCGGCTGGGGTATCGGCAGCGCCAGTCTTGATTTCACGGGTTTCAGCGGGCACGCCATGCGCGCCGGCGCCGTCTTTCCCGTGCTGATGTATGTGGTGCTGCAGCGCGCGCCGCGCTCCTGGCGCCATGCCGGCGTGCTGTTCGGTGTGGCGTATGCCGTGCTGGTGGCCATCTCGCGCGTGGTGGTGCAGGCGCACAGCGTGTCCGAAGCGGTCAGTGGCTGCGTGCTGGGGCTGGCGATGGCCTTCGGCTTCATGTGGCAGGCGCGTGGCGCCGTCAATTTTGCCGTCAGCCATGCGCTGGCGCTGGCCAGCCTGGGTCTGATGGTGCTCATTACCTTCAAGGCCGAGCCGATGCCGACCGAAGACTGGCTGCAGAAAATCGCCTTGCACCTGTCGGGGCATGAGCGGGTTTTTTCACGCGCCGACTGGAAGCTGGCCGGCCGCCCCTGAGCCTTGACCCCGCACTGCGGTTTTTTGGCCAGAAAAATCATGGCAAATGGTATGATGGGCCACTTTTTTTGCGATGGCGGCAACCGGCGGGGCTGGTCCCGCGTTGCAACCACTGATTACCGCCAGCATAGGCAGGAACTTTAAAACACGTGCGTCTCTCTTCCATCAAGTTGTCGGGGTTTAAGTCTTTCGTCGACCCCACCAATTTCCAGGTGCCGGGCCAGCTGGTGGGCGTGGTCGGGCCGAATGGCTGCGGCAAGTCGAATATCATCGACGCCGTGCGCTGGGTGCTGGGCGAATCGAAGGCGTCGGAATTGCGCGGCGAATCGATGC is a window of Janthinobacterium sp. J1-1 DNA encoding:
- a CDS encoding ATP-dependent Clp protease proteolytic subunit, translated to MSETHNSIEQHGWFTLSGDVNSDMVRRVFNAVADMTEDKLTTAHILIQSNGGYVSDGICLYNFLSKLPIKLVTYNTGAVASIAVTLFLSGQQRYASDTARFMVHKSHATASPGARPDALSIIVEGLRADDQRTERILRGHVALSEDQWLVHAYSDLHLTAEQAREVGMVEAIRDFEIPKGKRLTNI
- a CDS encoding phosphatase PAP2 family protein gives rise to the protein MMTWWNAISFTADMSVLGPAGVAIAVWLLVSKQWRLVLGWSLWYGGGMLLVVLSKLAFIGWGIGSASLDFTGFSGHAMRAGAVFPVLMYVVLQRAPRSWRHAGVLFGVAYAVLVAISRVVVQAHSVSEAVSGCVLGLAMAFGFMWQARGAVNFAVSHALALASLGLMVLITFKAEPMPTEDWLQKIALHLSGHERVFSRADWKLAGRP